Proteins co-encoded in one Setaria viridis chromosome 9, Setaria_viridis_v4.0, whole genome shotgun sequence genomic window:
- the LOC117839175 gene encoding arsenate reductase 2.2 produces the protein MARRGVSYVSAAQLVSMARDPRVAIVDVRDEERSYDGHIAGSHHYASDTFTERMPDLAQATGAKETLVFHCALSKVRGPSCAQMFHDYLSEAKEDSGVKNIMVLERGFNGWELSGRPVCRCKDTPCKGVCS, from the exons ATGGCTCGGAGGGGCGTGTCCTACGTGTCGGCGGCGCAGCTGGTGTCCATGGCCCGCGATCCCCGCGTCGCCATCGTCGACGTCAGGGACGAGGAGAGGAGCTACGACGGCCACATCGCCGGCTCCCACCACTACGCCAGCGACACCTTCACGGAGCGGATGCCCGACCTCGCCCAGGCGACCGGGGCCAAGGAGACCCTTGTCTTCCACTGCGCACTCAGCAAG GTGCGGGGCCCATCCTGTGCACAGATGTTCCATGACTATCTATCAGAGGCCAAGGAAGATTCAGGGGTAAAGAACATCATGGTCCTAGAACGTGGGTTTAATGGATGGGAACTTTCAGGGAGGCCCGTTTGCCGCTGCAAGGACACTCCATGCAAGGGTGTATGCTCTTGA
- the LOC117839174 gene encoding probable glucuronosyltransferase Os03g0107900: MLCSVSGHHQTPTHDAPKLRAQPQQLLCQLRPRPSAMRDPKPRRSQAAPTLAGKLRKHSTWLLLLLWFALSLYLFISATPSATAPLRRSAFLRSKARALSATTAGAAPPVRIYVYDLPARFNRDWVAADARCARHLFAAEVAVHEALLAYAGRAARPEDADLFFVPVYVSCNFSTPNGFPSLSHARGLLAEAVDLVRSQMPYWNRSAGADHVFVASHDFGACFHPMEDVAIADGIPAFLKRSILLQTFGVQGHHVCQEVEHVVIPPHVPPEVSRELPEPEKMQRDIFAFFRGKMELHPKNISGRFYSKKVRTELLQHYGRNHKFYLKRKRFDNYRSEMARSLFCLCPLGWAPWSPRLVESVLLGCIPVIIADNIRLPFPSVLRWPEISLQVAEKDIASLEMVLDHVVATNLTTIQKNLWDPVKRKALVFNHPMEVGDATWQVLRELEVLLDQSQRRYVGSWR; this comes from the exons ATGCTCTGCTCTGTCTCTGGTCATCACCAAACACCAACTCATGACGCCCCAAAGCTGAGAGCACAGCCTCAGCAGCTGTTGTGTCAgctccgcccgcgcccctccgccATGAGAGATCCCAAGCCGAGGAGAAGCCAGGCAGCTCCCACCCTCGCCGGCAAGCTGCGCAAGCACTCCACCTGGCTCCTTCTCCTGCTGTGGTTCGCCCTCTCCCTCTACCTCTTCATCTCCGCCACGCCGtccgccaccgcgccgctccGGCGCTCCGCCTTCCTCCGTTCCAAGGCCCGCGCCCTctcagccaccaccgccggcgccgcgcccccCGTCCGGATCTACGTCTACGACCTCCCCGCCCGCTTCAACCGCGACTGGGTGGCCGCCGACGCGCGGTGCGCGCGCCACCTCTTCGCCGCCGAGGTGGCGGTGCACGAGGCACTGCTGGCCtacgccggccgcgccgcgcgacCCGAGGACGCCGACCTCTTCTTCGTGCCCGTCTACGTCTCCTGCAACTTCTCCACGCCCAACGGCTTCCCCTCGCTGTCGCACGCGCGGGGGCTGCTCGCCGAGGCCGTCGACCTCGTCCGCAGCCAGATGCCGTACTGGAATCGCTCCGCCGGAGCCGACCACGTCTTCGTCGCCTCCCATGACTTCGGCGCCTGCTTCCATCCCATG GAGGATGTAGCCATTGCCGATGGCATACCGGCGTTCCTGAAGAGGTCCATCCTGCTACAGACATTTGGTGTTCAGGGCCATCACGTATGTCAGGAGGTGGAGCATGTGGTCATCCCACCTCATGTGCCACCGGAGGTGTCTCGTGAGCTACCGGAGCCGGAGAAGATGCAGAGGGACATTTTTGCCTTCTTCAGGGGCAAGATGGAGCTGCACCCCAAGAACATTAGTGGCCGCTTCTACAGCAA GAAGGTGAGGACTGAGCTACTTCAACATTATGGTCGCAATCACAAGTTTTACCTTAAGAGAAAGCGGTTCGACAACTACCGATCAGAAATGGCTCGGTCACTGTTCTGCCTCTGCCCGCTGGGATGGGCCCCATGGAGTCCTCGGCTTGTGGAATCAGTCCTTCTCGGCTGCATACCCGTCATAATTGCTGATAACATACGGCTTCCGTTCCCTTCTGTCCTTCGGTGGCCAGAGATCTCATTGCAGGTCGCCGAGAAGGACATAGCCAGTCTTGAGATGGTGCTCGACCATGTTGTGGCGACCAATTTGACCACAATACAGAAGAACTTGTGGGATCCAGTGAAGCGGAAGGCACTGGTTTTCAACCATCCAATGGAAGTGGGAGATGCTACATGGCAAGTGTTGAGGGAGCTTGAGGTTTTGCTAGACCAGTCTCAGAGGAGGTATGTTGGATCCTGGAGGTGA
- the LOC117837686 gene encoding phosphoglucan phosphatase DSP4, amyloplastic: MNCLQNLLKEPPIVGSRSMRRPSPLNLAMVRGGSRRSNTVKTMQPPGASTSGAESSAVEVGTEKSEVYSTNMTQAMGAALTYRHELGMNYNFIRPDLIVGSCLQSPLDVDKLRKIGVKTIFCLQQDSDLEYFGVNIRAIQDYCLQFKDIEHCRAEIRDFDAFDLRLRLPAVVSKLHKLVNCNGGVTYIHCTAGLGRAPAVALAYMFWILGYSLNEGHQLLQSKRASFPKLEAIKLATADILTGLSKNTITLKWEDDTSSSVEISGLDIGWGQRIPLTYDKEKGAWFLEKELPEGRYEYKYIVDGNWLCNEHENITKPNADGHVNNFVQVSRDGTSDEEKELRERLTGPNPDLTDEERLMIREYLEQYVEAEQ, translated from the exons ATGAACTGCCTCCAGAACCTGCTCAA ggagcctccaatCGTAGGATCCAGATCCATGAGGCGGCCCTCTCCGCTCAATCTG GCGATGGTTCGTGGCGGGAGTCGCCGATCAAACACCGTCAAAACT ATGCAGCCACCTGGGGCGTCCACTTCTGGTGCCGAGAGCAGTGCAGTGGAGGTGGGCACGGAGAAGTCTGAAGTGTACAGCACTAACATGACACAGGCTATGGGAGCAG CGTTGACATACAGACATGAGCTCGGGATGAACTACAATTTCATACGCCCAGACTTGATTGTAGGCTCCTGCTTACAG AGTCCTCTTGATGTTGATAAGCTTCGGAAGATTGGTGTCAAAACTATATTCTGCTTGCAGCAGGATTCGGATCTTGA ATATTTTGGAGTCAACATCCGTGCCATTCAAGATTATTGTCTACAATTCAAAGATATTGAGCACTGCCGTGCTGAAATTAG GGATTTTGATGCTTTTGATTTGCGATTGAGGCTTCCTGCTGTGGTTAGCAAATTGCACAAGCTTGTCAACTGTAATGGTGGCGTAACATATATTCATTGCACTGCTGGACTTGGAAGAGCTCCTGCTGTGGCA ctcGCTTATATGTTCTGGATTCTTGGGTACAGTCTTAATGAAGGACATCAGCTACTTCAG agCAAAAGAGCTTCCTTTCCAAAGTTGGAAGCCATTAAGTTGGCAACTGCTGACATT CTGACGGGATTATCCAAAAATACAATCACTTTGAAATGGGAAGATGATACTTCGTCTTCTGTTGAAATTTCTGGGCTCGACATTGGCTGGGGTCAG AGAATTCCTTTGACATATGATAAGGAGAAAGGAGCTTGGTTTCTTGAGAAAGAGTTGCCC GAAGGACGGTATGAATACAAATACATAGTGGATGGCAACTGGCTGTGCAATGAGCATGAGAATATAACCAAACCGAATGCCGACGGCCATGTGAACAACTTTGTCCAG GTCTCAAGGGACGGTACGAGTGATGAAGAGAAGGAACTAAGGGAGCGTTTGACGGGCCCAAACCCTGATCTTACGGATGAGGAAAGGCTGATGATCAGAGAGTACTTGGAACAATACGTGGAGGCTGAGCAATAG
- the LOC117837688 gene encoding cyclin-dependent protein kinase inhibitor EL2 yields MSASPEFYKPAAPAAFTSPCASPLPAPAGFVGFGADDYYSCRTPTGSGITYLKEPTTCPPAPRKPPAPLCKKRLFHLQQTPEVPLISVSLDELERTFRPHHPPPKADKRRRSLRHPKQQQHRTLDSSTSVSN; encoded by the coding sequence ATGTCGGCGTCGCCCGAGTTCTACaagcccgccgcccccgcggcctTCACGTCGCCCTGCGCCTCGCCGCTCCCAGCCCCAGCCGGATTTGTTGGATTCGGAGCCGACGACTACTACAGCTGCCGGACGCCGACGGGCAGCGGCATCACCTACCTCAAGGAGCCCACCACGTGCCCGCCGGCGCCCAGGAAGCCTCCGGCGCCCCTGTGCAAGAAGCGCCTCTTCCACTTGCAGCAGACGCCGGAGGTCCCCCTCATCAGCGTGAGCCTCGACGAGCTGGAGCGCACCTTCCGCCCGCACCACCCACCACCAAAGGCCGACAAAAGACGCCGCTCCCTCCGCCACCCaaaacagcagcagcaccgcaCCTTGGATAGTAGTACTAGTGTGTCTAATTAG